From one Streptomyces sp. NBC_01478 genomic stretch:
- a CDS encoding NAD(P)/FAD-dependent oxidoreductase produces the protein MTRPRILIVGGGFAGIACARRLERLLKPGEAELALVAPLGYELYLPLLPQVAAGVLTPQPIAVSLRRVLRRTRIVPGAALGVDPVAKVCVVRLITDEAVRERYDLVVLASGSVTRSFDIPGVPEHAHGMKNLAEAVAMRDHVISQLDLADATDDPRERAARLRFVVVGGGYAGTETAAYLQRLTLAAARRYPALRPELIEWHLVDVAPRLMPELGDQLGDKALKLLRRRGIEVTLGVSVASAGPGEVVLTDGRRMPTHTLLWTAGIAPSPLIASMEAQTVRGRLAVTTELTVPGLDGVFAVGDAAAVPDLVTGGDAICPPTAQHALRQGRTAGTNVAARVRGQRLRPYRHRDLGLVVDLGGFGSVSRPLGIPLSGFAAQVVARGYHLLALPTLVARTRVVTNWVLHAVAGDDFVRTGFLARRPTTIRDMEGTGGYLTPDEVRAVSATPHPAPGS, from the coding sequence GTGACTCGGCCCCGCATCCTGATCGTCGGCGGTGGCTTCGCGGGTATTGCCTGCGCGCGCCGCCTGGAAAGGCTTCTCAAACCCGGAGAAGCAGAGCTCGCCCTGGTGGCGCCGCTCGGCTACGAGCTCTATCTGCCTCTGCTGCCACAGGTGGCGGCGGGCGTGCTGACCCCGCAGCCGATCGCCGTCTCGCTGCGCAGAGTGCTCCGCCGCACCCGGATCGTGCCTGGTGCCGCGCTCGGTGTCGATCCCGTGGCCAAGGTGTGCGTGGTGCGGCTGATCACCGACGAGGCGGTGCGGGAGCGCTACGACCTCGTGGTGCTGGCCAGCGGCAGCGTGACCCGCTCGTTCGACATCCCGGGTGTGCCCGAGCACGCCCACGGCATGAAGAACCTCGCGGAGGCGGTCGCCATGCGCGACCACGTCATCTCCCAACTCGACCTGGCCGACGCCACCGATGACCCGCGTGAGCGGGCGGCCCGGTTGCGCTTCGTCGTCGTGGGCGGTGGCTACGCCGGTACCGAGACCGCCGCCTATCTGCAACGGCTCACCCTCGCCGCCGCACGCCGCTACCCGGCGCTGCGCCCGGAGCTGATCGAGTGGCACCTCGTCGACGTCGCTCCGCGACTGATGCCGGAGCTGGGCGACCAACTCGGCGACAAGGCACTGAAGTTGCTGCGACGCCGCGGGATCGAGGTCACCCTCGGGGTGAGCGTCGCCTCGGCCGGGCCCGGCGAAGTCGTCCTCACCGACGGGCGGCGGATGCCCACTCACACCCTGTTGTGGACCGCGGGGATCGCGCCGAGCCCGTTGATCGCCTCCATGGAGGCGCAGACCGTACGCGGACGGCTCGCCGTCACAACTGAGCTGACCGTGCCGGGACTTGACGGAGTGTTCGCCGTCGGTGACGCCGCCGCCGTGCCCGACCTGGTCACCGGCGGGGACGCGATCTGCCCGCCCACCGCGCAGCATGCGCTGCGCCAGGGCAGGACAGCGGGTACCAACGTCGCCGCGCGGGTACGCGGACAGCGGCTGCGTCCGTACCGGCACCGCGATCTGGGCCTGGTCGTGGACCTGGGTGGCTTCGGGTCGGTGTCCCGGCCGCTCGGGATCCCGCTCAGCGGGTTCGCCGCGCAGGTGGTGGCGCGCGGCTACCACCTCCTGGCGCTGCCCACGCTCGTGGCCAGGACCCGGGTCGTGACCAACTGGGTTCTGCACGCGGTCGCGGGTGACGACTTCGTCCGTACGGGATTCCTCGCCCGCCGGCCGACCACGATCCGCGACATGGAGGGGACCGGGGGCTATCTGACTCCGGACGAGGTCCGTGCCGTCTCCGCGACCCCGCACCCGGCCCCCGGGTCGTGA
- a CDS encoding Imm1 family immunity protein, giving the protein MANLQGEKSGLGYISAGDDAVFSFARSRYTNETFDWWPDNYLHVAANPSTGYGGLIWYVSADRAEKVEDEVSKHTWVSDNPNPPKFDPRVVRDPSFPRFHDPRSAIPIGHVRDAVEEFCRVGTGDRPACVEWARSDTHGARLD; this is encoded by the coding sequence ATGGCAAACCTCCAAGGTGAAAAAAGTGGCCTGGGGTATATTAGTGCTGGCGATGACGCCGTTTTCAGCTTCGCCCGTTCGCGCTACACCAATGAGACCTTCGACTGGTGGCCGGATAACTATCTCCATGTTGCGGCCAATCCGTCGACCGGATACGGCGGGCTGATTTGGTACGTTAGCGCCGATCGGGCCGAAAAGGTCGAGGATGAAGTCTCTAAGCATACGTGGGTTTCCGATAATCCAAATCCACCAAAGTTTGACCCCCGTGTCGTGCGCGATCCCAGCTTTCCTCGATTTCATGATCCCCGTAGCGCTATTCCTATTGGGCATGTCCGGGATGCTGTCGAGGAATTTTGCAGGGTAGGGACAGGCGACCGTCCCGCGTGTGTGGAGTGGGCGCGCAGTGACACGCATGGAGCGCGGCTCGACTAA
- a CDS encoding DddA-like double-stranded DNA deaminase toxin, whose product MLAWSLCLSLAFGSTATALTSSTASTAAVKPKADLGRSVTGLKPVPHKSVHLSTATRHTTVPTRTAWPAVRSGSLQLKAPTHSAATGAKALAAGAPVWAQAVAPSKGTYTGPTELGVSVQSRTLSTRLGVSGPVWSLTAGQSATAGVSGSGRVKVGLDYGAFSQAVGGNYASRLRLVRLPACALTTPQLAQCRKQTPLTSLNDANNTAVSADLTLGSTSSVKSAASTGVSQTAEGTASSAVYAGAATKSATAQTASTSGAATVIAATDSTGQEGGAGGNYASTLSSAGSWGQSGSSGDFTYTYKVDSPAASTSLAPDASLSYDSGSVDGKTANTQAQASWVGDGWTTQDSFVAQEFTSCADSPEGSAGSVTTTDECYDGPILTMSLNGSSTSIIYDKDTSTYKLADDNGATVTKVTSSSNGSDTYDTSYWVITERDGTKYYFGRNELPGWTSGNDTTNSVDSERVYSAHSSDPCYNSTATSSYCTMAYKWHLDYVASATGAAMAYYYKQDTNYYGAYSGDSEVKYVRDSYLAHIDYGFTTANGPYGTVPDKIVYGTSVRCTSTSSNCGSAETSSNASYYPDVPYDLVCASGATCSPYAPSYFSTVRLTSITTQQYSVSSSGYVTVDSYALTQTEPSTGDATSATLWLSSIQRTGSDTTAGGSTSSITMPAVKFTGSALENRVSTSTYPGLFRYRITAITNELGGVTGVSYTLPTACSTSATPSSNTASCFPEYWTPSGYISPMLDWFNKYAVQEVLETDTTGGSATKETDYSYSGAAWHYDDDETTKAKYRTYGQWRGYQKVTTTTGSGAGDAQTKQVDSYYQGMDGDRLSATSNRSVSLTDSQGGSHTDSDQLSGQILESTSYLGNGGGVDNSTITSYWISAATATRTRSGLPDLTANATGTAEEWTRQRLTDGGSTSWRYNETDTTYDATRSDDDFGLPTYTYTHTVPADTHYDQCTATTYAPANTSANLVGLVSGTEEDSVACSGFTEGSVTSVPSGLNTLSAPVSVNRPDQVISATRTFYDDSTFATAFPQASAPTMGLVTMTRQATDYGSGAFTWRTTAKSAYDSTYHRPASITTGNGNTTTTTYTVNSAYLTTGQTVTDPTVSGVIHTSSSTLDPERGLTLTSTDANHVVTTAQYDALGRGTSVWKNSRATTSLANLTYTYTLSNSSLSGVVTNVLNDNSGYLTSVSIEDSLGRSRQTQTYTPQGGRLIDDTLYDSRGWTAKQNTDYWDSTTTPTLAVDSVPDNQVADQDVYTYDGLGRQIYDTSEKNGSVVSTNTTVYSGDATTVIPPKGGITKTTRTDALGRTSELDEYTTAPTLTTPLNTATGSLYLTQGTTSATTYGYDGHGQQSTTTDAKNQVWTNTYDLAGEVVSKTDPTAGSTSAMTYDGDGNLLQAQDSRGRYVSYTYDALDRKTGQYAAAAADQTAYTSTASPGNQTAAWVYDNSNTAITGMTYPVGHATTATSYSGGYAYVQQAMGFNVFGESLGEETIIPPAAQGTVLGKTWKITHSYTSVNGLLWTDGYALGGGLPAETVTHGYNNDDELNAVVGTYSYLQSTTYSAYDQVAQVKLGTATSYATVTDGYDAHTGELADQLVTRSTTTPATIDETAYTYDLSGNITHQTETRSGSSITAETQCYSYDTLDHLTSAWTTASTATGTCDTTPTSSDHSTVGDGIAGGTYWTSWTYDDIGNRLTQTQHTISGTGSDTLTNSVWSSSQPNTMNGTTTTGGSTTSTSYVYDVAGNMTTRDTSTGDQTLLWNNAEQLTSVSNSTTGTATSYVYDADGNLLLQIDPSTTTLYLGSEQITLNDSAGTATGVRYYSTPGGATAVRTGTGTNYGFELDADRHGTNSLYLDSTAQTPTWRQFDPYGNSRGTTTTWADNRTFLNKTTDTATGLTDIGAREYDATLGRFISLDPIFEATSPQELGGYTYADDNPVSGSDPTGLCPEIDCPTRPGPGYENHTPGTTPGKPKKSANTIYAEQGVSWGTSQNSSDTAASCWPLSSCGVQSNPANNVNNMGDAGPDIPSFWDNIVHSVSQSPLASLLSGNLSETLSRLKGGNCVPGASGLCPPLTGTFDGGPLGGGLEVGLSEAASELAGARLTTGRIFDGDGNVLRPDVTSGSGPLQRKVHEILDSSPNIRPLMNKNDKFWSEEHVETQFAAWMRGNKVTNADVYINQDYICGGPHGCQLAVRAILPRGSTMTVHYPGMSEPRVFKGVARIDP is encoded by the coding sequence GTGCTGGCCTGGTCGTTGTGCCTGAGCCTGGCCTTCGGATCGACAGCGACCGCGCTGACCTCGTCCACCGCGTCCACTGCGGCGGTGAAGCCGAAGGCGGACCTCGGCCGTTCAGTCACCGGCCTGAAGCCCGTTCCGCACAAGAGCGTGCATCTTTCCACCGCCACCCGGCATACGACCGTGCCGACCCGGACCGCGTGGCCGGCCGTTCGCAGCGGTTCCCTGCAGCTCAAGGCGCCGACGCACTCGGCTGCCACCGGTGCCAAGGCACTGGCGGCAGGAGCACCGGTCTGGGCGCAGGCCGTAGCCCCCAGCAAGGGCACCTACACGGGGCCAACGGAACTGGGCGTCTCCGTACAGTCGCGGACCCTGTCCACCCGACTGGGGGTATCCGGCCCGGTCTGGTCACTCACTGCCGGCCAGAGCGCAACTGCTGGGGTTTCTGGCTCGGGTCGAGTGAAAGTGGGCCTGGACTACGGCGCGTTCAGCCAGGCCGTCGGCGGCAACTACGCCTCCCGGCTGCGCCTCGTGAGGCTGCCCGCCTGCGCACTGACAACCCCTCAACTCGCCCAGTGCCGCAAGCAGACACCCCTGACCTCCCTCAACGACGCTAACAACACAGCCGTATCCGCAGACCTCACGCTCGGCAGCACAAGCTCAGTGAAGAGCGCCGCCTCCACCGGCGTCAGTCAGACCGCGGAGGGAACGGCGTCTTCGGCTGTCTACGCCGGTGCGGCCACCAAGTCGGCGACGGCGCAGACAGCTTCGACCTCCGGCGCGGCCACCGTGATCGCGGCCACCGACTCCACCGGGCAGGAAGGTGGAGCCGGAGGAAACTACGCCTCGACCCTCTCGTCCGCAGGCTCGTGGGGCCAGTCGGGCTCGTCCGGCGACTTCACCTACACCTACAAGGTCGACTCCCCTGCGGCCTCAACCTCGCTTGCGCCGGACGCATCACTGTCCTACGACTCCGGCAGCGTCGACGGAAAGACCGCTAACACTCAGGCTCAGGCATCTTGGGTCGGCGATGGATGGACCACGCAGGACTCCTTCGTCGCCCAGGAGTTCACCTCCTGTGCCGACTCCCCGGAGGGCAGCGCCGGCTCGGTCACCACCACCGACGAATGCTACGACGGCCCAATCCTGACCATGTCCCTCAACGGGTCCTCGACCTCAATCATCTACGACAAGGACACATCCACCTACAAGCTGGCCGACGATAATGGTGCCACGGTCACCAAGGTGACTAGTTCGTCGAACGGATCGGACACCTACGACACCTCATACTGGGTGATCACGGAGAGGGACGGCACCAAGTACTACTTCGGCCGCAACGAACTGCCCGGCTGGACCTCCGGCAACGACACGACGAACTCGGTGGACTCCGAGCGCGTGTACTCCGCCCACTCCAGCGACCCCTGCTACAACTCCACGGCCACCAGCAGCTACTGCACCATGGCCTACAAGTGGCACTTGGACTATGTCGCCTCCGCCACCGGCGCGGCGATGGCGTACTACTACAAGCAGGACACCAACTACTACGGCGCCTACAGCGGAGACTCCGAAGTCAAATATGTGCGCGACTCCTACCTCGCGCACATCGACTACGGCTTCACCACTGCCAACGGTCCCTACGGCACCGTCCCCGACAAAATCGTCTACGGCACCTCGGTCCGTTGCACGTCCACCAGCAGCAACTGCGGCAGCGCGGAGACCTCGTCCAACGCCTCCTATTACCCGGACGTCCCCTACGACCTGGTCTGCGCCTCCGGCGCAACGTGCAGCCCCTACGCGCCGTCGTACTTCTCCACTGTCCGCCTGACGTCGATCACCACCCAGCAGTACTCGGTCTCCTCCAGCGGCTACGTCACGGTCGACTCTTATGCGCTGACGCAGACCGAGCCGTCCACGGGCGACGCGACCAGCGCGACCCTCTGGCTGTCCTCGATCCAGCGCACCGGTTCGGACACCACGGCAGGCGGCTCGACCTCGTCGATCACCATGCCGGCGGTGAAGTTCACCGGCTCGGCACTGGAGAACCGGGTGAGCACCTCCACATACCCGGGCCTGTTCCGCTACCGCATCACCGCGATCACCAACGAACTGGGCGGAGTCACCGGGGTCTCCTACACCCTGCCGACCGCCTGCTCGACCTCAGCCACGCCATCCTCAAACACGGCGTCATGCTTCCCGGAGTACTGGACCCCCAGCGGCTACATCAGCCCGATGCTGGACTGGTTCAACAAATACGCGGTCCAGGAAGTCCTGGAGACCGATACCACAGGCGGCTCGGCGACCAAGGAGACCGACTACTCCTACTCGGGCGCGGCCTGGCATTACGACGACGACGAGACCACCAAGGCCAAGTACCGCACATATGGACAGTGGCGCGGCTACCAGAAGGTCACCACCACCACCGGTAGCGGCGCCGGAGACGCTCAGACCAAGCAGGTCGACTCCTACTACCAGGGCATGGACGGCGACCGGCTCTCGGCCACCTCGAACCGCAGCGTGTCGCTGACCGACTCCCAGGGTGGCAGCCACACCGACTCCGACCAACTGAGTGGCCAAATACTGGAGTCCACCTCCTACCTCGGCAACGGCGGAGGTGTCGACAACTCCACCATCACCTCGTACTGGATCTCCGCGGCAACCGCGACCCGCACGCGCTCAGGGCTGCCGGACCTGACTGCCAACGCGACGGGCACCGCGGAGGAGTGGACCCGACAGCGGCTGACCGACGGTGGCAGCACAAGCTGGCGTTACAACGAGACCGACACCACCTACGACGCCACGCGCTCCGATGACGACTTCGGTCTGCCGACCTACACCTACACGCACACTGTGCCGGCCGACACCCACTACGACCAGTGCACTGCCACCACGTACGCCCCGGCCAACACCAGTGCCAACCTTGTCGGCCTCGTCTCCGGTACAGAAGAGGACTCGGTGGCCTGCTCCGGCTTCACCGAGGGATCCGTCACGTCCGTGCCGAGTGGCCTGAACACTTTGAGCGCACCGGTCAGCGTGAACCGGCCCGACCAGGTCATCTCTGCCACCCGGACCTTCTACGACGACTCCACCTTCGCCACCGCGTTCCCACAGGCCAGCGCCCCGACCATGGGCCTGGTCACGATGACCCGCCAAGCCACCGACTACGGCTCGGGCGCTTTCACCTGGCGGACGACTGCAAAGAGTGCCTACGACAGCACCTACCACCGCCCAGCCAGCATCACTACCGGTAACGGCAACACCACCACGACCACCTACACGGTCAATTCCGCCTATCTGACCACCGGACAGACCGTCACTGATCCCACTGTGAGCGGGGTCATCCACACCAGCAGCTCGACACTGGACCCGGAGCGCGGGCTCACCCTCACCAGTACCGACGCCAACCATGTAGTGACCACTGCCCAGTACGACGCGCTGGGGCGGGGCACATCGGTGTGGAAGAACTCCCGCGCCACCACCTCTCTGGCAAACCTCACCTACACCTACACGCTGTCCAACAGCTCCCTCTCGGGTGTGGTCACCAATGTCCTCAACGACAACAGCGGTTACCTCACCTCGGTGAGCATCGAGGACTCCCTCGGCCGTTCTCGCCAGACCCAGACCTACACCCCCCAGGGCGGCCGTCTGATCGACGACACCCTGTACGACTCACGCGGCTGGACGGCAAAGCAGAACACTGACTACTGGGACTCAACCACCACCCCGACGCTGGCAGTGGACTCGGTACCTGACAACCAGGTCGCCGACCAGGACGTGTACACCTATGACGGGCTCGGCCGGCAGATCTACGACACCTCCGAGAAGAACGGTTCAGTCGTCTCGACCAACACCACGGTGTACAGCGGCGACGCCACCACCGTCATCCCGCCTAAGGGCGGAATCACAAAGACAACCCGCACCGACGCGCTCGGCCGTACCAGCGAGCTCGACGAGTACACCACTGCACCGACGCTGACCACCCCGCTGAACACCGCCACCGGAAGCCTGTACCTCACCCAGGGCACCACCAGCGCCACCACCTACGGCTACGACGGGCACGGCCAGCAGTCCACCACCACCGACGCCAAGAACCAGGTGTGGACAAACACCTACGACCTGGCCGGTGAGGTGGTCTCCAAGACAGATCCCACAGCCGGCTCGACCTCGGCCATGACGTACGACGGGGACGGCAACCTCCTGCAGGCCCAGGACTCCCGCGGCAGATACGTCTCCTACACCTACGACGCCCTCGACCGTAAAACCGGCCAGTACGCCGCAGCCGCCGCCGACCAGACCGCCTACACCTCCACCGCCTCCCCAGGTAACCAGACCGCAGCCTGGGTCTACGACAACTCCAACACCGCCATCACCGGCATGACCTATCCGGTCGGACACGCCACCACCGCAACCTCGTACAGCGGCGGCTACGCCTACGTGCAACAGGCCATGGGCTTCAACGTTTTCGGTGAATCCCTGGGCGAAGAGACCATCATCCCCCCTGCTGCACAGGGCACGGTCCTCGGCAAGACCTGGAAGATCACCCACTCTTACACCAGCGTCAACGGACTGCTGTGGACCGACGGCTACGCCCTAGGTGGCGGGCTGCCAGCTGAGACCGTCACCCATGGATACAACAACGACGACGAACTCAACGCCGTTGTCGGCACCTACAGCTACTTGCAGAGCACTACGTACAGCGCCTACGACCAGGTCGCCCAGGTCAAGCTCGGCACCGCAACCTCCTACGCTACCGTCACCGACGGCTACGACGCACACACCGGGGAACTGGCCGACCAGCTCGTCACCCGCTCCACCACCACCCCCGCCACCATCGACGAGACCGCCTACACCTACGACCTCTCCGGCAACATCACCCACCAGACCGAGACCCGCTCCGGTTCCAGCATCACGGCCGAAACCCAGTGCTACTCCTACGACACCCTCGACCACCTCACCAGCGCCTGGACCACCGCCTCAACCGCGACCGGCACGTGCGACACCACGCCCACCAGCAGTGACCACAGCACCGTTGGAGACGGCATCGCTGGCGGAACCTACTGGACCAGCTGGACCTACGACGACATCGGCAACCGGCTCACCCAGACCCAGCACACCATCTCCGGCACCGGCAGCGACACCCTCACCAACAGCGTCTGGTCCAGCAGCCAGCCCAACACGATGAACGGCACCACCACCACGGGCGGATCGACCACTTCGACCAGCTACGTCTACGACGTCGCCGGAAACATGACCACCCGTGACACCAGCACTGGCGACCAGACCCTCCTCTGGAACAACGCCGAACAGCTGACCAGCGTCTCCAACAGCACCACCGGCACCGCCACCAGCTACGTCTACGACGCCGACGGAAACCTCCTGCTGCAGATCGACCCCAGCACCACCACTCTGTACCTCGGCAGCGAACAGATCACCCTCAACGATTCCGCTGGCACCGCCACCGGAGTGCGCTACTACAGCACCCCTGGCGGCGCGACCGCGGTACGCACTGGCACTGGCACCAATTACGGCTTTGAACTCGACGCCGACCGGCACGGAACCAACAGCCTCTACCTCGACTCCACCGCGCAGACCCCTACCTGGCGCCAGTTCGACCCCTACGGCAACTCCCGCGGCACCACGACGACCTGGGCCGACAACCGCACCTTCCTCAACAAAACCACCGACACCGCCACCGGCCTGACCGACATCGGTGCCCGCGAATACGATGCCACCCTCGGCCGCTTCATCAGCCTCGATCCCATATTCGAAGCCACCAGCCCCCAAGAACTCGGCGGCTATACCTACGCCGATGACAATCCTGTCAGCGGGAGCGACCCCACCGGTCTCTGCCCGGAAATCGACTGCCCGACACGCCCAGGGCCCGGCTACGAGAACCACACGCCAGGAACCACTCCTGGAAAGCCGAAGAAATCAGCCAACACCATCTATGCGGAACAGGGCGTTTCCTGGGGCACGTCGCAAAACAGTAGCGATACGGCTGCGAGTTGCTGGCCTCTCTCTAGCTGCGGCGTTCAGTCGAATCCAGCCAACAATGTCAACAATATGGGTGACGCCGGACCGGACATTCCTTCATTCTGGGACAATATCGTTCACTCGGTTTCCCAAAGTCCTCTTGCGTCCTTGTTGTCGGGAAATCTCTCCGAGACCTTGTCGAGGCTGAAAGGGGGGAACTGTGTCCCAGGCGCCAGCGGTCTGTGCCCACCGCTTACAGGGACATTCGATGGAGGGCCGCTGGGCGGCGGACTCGAAGTCGGACTGTCTGAAGCGGCCTCCGAACTGGCGGGTGCGCGGCTAACCACCGGTCGGATATTCGACGGGGACGGCAACGTGCTTCGCCCGGACGTGACGAGCGGCTCGGGGCCGCTGCAGCGCAAGGTGCATGAAATACTCGACAGTTCTCCGAATATCCGCCCACTAATGAACAAGAACGACAAGTTTTGGTCGGAAGAGCACGTAGAGACGCAGTTCGCTGCATGGATGCGCGGAAACAAGGTCACCAATGCGGACGTCTATATCAATCAGGACTATATTTGTGGCGGTCCGCACGGGTGTCAGCTAGCGGTCCGGGCCATCCTTCCGCGCGGGTCAACCATGACAGTGCACTATCCTGGGATGAGCGAACCGCGCGTCTTCAAGGGAGTAGCCCGAATTGATCCTTAA